The following are encoded together in the Triticum dicoccoides isolate Atlit2015 ecotype Zavitan chromosome 6B, WEW_v2.0, whole genome shotgun sequence genome:
- the LOC119325197 gene encoding uncharacterized protein LOC119325197 produces MHRPPGPSCSPRRPLSRKSGDLAAAMERWTGVLHVPLSQGGPLFRVAASLILAPSKALAVPRANAILFTGDRVPSTGEPAIERLSDAAYLAKLLAGKLAGEANAWVVDAACFAGPFAVYRGLVPSVDTVGDPERYDPTGLPAAAGVASILAHCIREIQNKVTRGSLNDSAGNQEPTASLLPSSAPKTIILGFSKGGVVVNQLVAELSNWASKSAKGSVDISRQNPALLTGDLFVPATASDILSSISEFHYLDVGLNCAGAYTTDHAVIKGIANYVSQTSDTPRFVLHGTPRQWSDPNRPWILAEKNTMLRLLQDEANKCEGRLTLSEKKYFDGRPRSLLMHFEILEAMDIS; encoded by the exons ATGCATCGTCCCCCAGGTCCCAGCTGCTCGCCTCGGAGGCCCCTCTCCCGCAAATCCGGCGACCTTGCGGCCGCTATGGAACGGTGGACCGGCGTCCTCCACGTCCCGCTCTCCCAAGGCGGCCCCCTCTTCCGCGTCGCTGCCTCGCTCATCCTCGCGCCCTCCAAAGCCCTCGCC GTTCCACGCGCAAACGCGATCCTCTTCACGGGCGACCGCGTCCCCAGCACCGGCGAGCCGGCGATCGAGCGGCTGTCGGACGCCGCCTACCTCGCCAAGCTCCTCGCTGGGAAGCTCGCCGGGGAAGCCAACGCGTGGGTGGTCGATGCCGCTTGCTTTGCCGGGCCGTTTGCGGTTTACCGAGGGCTTGTGCCGTCCGTGGACACCGTTGGCGACCCTGAGCGGTATGACCCCACTGGCCTACCGGCGGCGGCTGGCGTTGCCAGCATCTTGGCACATTGTATTCGGGAG ATACAAAATAAGGTCACGAGGGGGTCATTGAATGATTCTGCAGGCAATCAAGAACCTACTGCGTCATTGCTACCGTCGTCTGCTCCTAAAACTATCATCCTGGGGTTCAGTAAGGGTGGAGTTGTCGTCAACCAGCTTGTGGCAGAACTTTCTAATTGGGCCTCAAAATCAGCAAAAGGTTCAGTTGATATTTCACGGCAAAACCCAGCCCTCTTGACCGGTGATCTATTTGTTCCTGCTACAGCTAGTGATATTTTATCAAGTATTTCCGAATTCCATTATTTGGATGTGGGCCTCAATTGTGCTGGAGCATACACTACTGATCATGCGGTGATCAAGGGGATAGCCAACTATGTTTCCCAGACTAGTGATACTCCCCGTTTCGTCCTTCATGGGACTCCGAGGCAGTGGTCTGATCCGAACCGCCCATGGATCCTGGCCGAGAAGAACACGATGCTGCGGTTGCTTCAGGACGAGGCCAACAAATGTGAAGGAAGACTGACGCTATCTGAAAAGAAGTATTTTGATGGTAGACCACGCAGTCTCCTGATGCATTTTGAGATTCTGGAAGCAATGGACATCTCCTGA